AGGATGACAAATTCATCGCCTCCATATCTTACAACTTCTCCGCCATACTCCTTTACAGAACCTTTTGCGAGTTGTGAAATAGCTTTAAGCACCGTATCTCCTTTAAGATGTCCTAATATATCATTAACCTGTTTGAAGTTGTCGGTATCTATAACTGCTACAGTCATAACACTTTTAGCATGATAAACTTTATCAAGCGCTTTTTGAAGATGCCGCCTGTTGTAGGCTCCTGTTAAAGGGTCTGTCTGAGATTCTTTAGAAACGCTCTGCAGTAATCTTGAATTTTGTGCATTAATAGAAATAAATACAGTAAGCGTTTCAAAAAATGCAATGGTGTTATCTGTAAAAAAGTTAGGTTCTTCGTGTTCTAATACTAAGGCTCCAAAAATACTATTATCATTAAAGTTTTTAAGCGGGACAGCTAGTCTTGAAAGCGGGACATTAATACAGTCAATTAGTGGGCTGACTATTTCCTCTTTTTCAAATGTATATGAACCTTTTAAATCTCTCAAAGCACTTGGAATCTCCATTACTTTAATTGCTCTAAAATCATTTTGCAGCTCTACACTTCTAAAATAAACTTTATAGTCTCGTTCCTGAGCTATCCATAGATAACAGGTTGTAACGCCCATTACACCCATCAGCATATCTGTTAATATAGCCATAAGCTGCCTGAAAGAGCTTATATTTACAGCTTCTTTCATAATTTCGCCTAGCAGCCACAACATGCCTCTTTGTTGTTGTAGTTGTATTTCTAAGTGTTCTATTTCAAATTGTTTTTGCTCTGAAAGTCCACTATCCATTTCGCCATCCCCCCTTTAAGGAAAACTATGCTTCTTAAATCCCTGTATCAACTATAAATAAAGCCTGTTATAAGTATCAGTTTAAACATGGCACTTCTTCTATTCTTATAGTACTAATTTATACTAAATTGACAATAAAATCAAATATTATATAAAAAAACTTATAATCTTCTGTTTAAAACTACCTTGTTTCCAAGATACGCTTAGATATATTGACTGTTTCCATCGCATCTTTTGCATAAAAATCTGCACCAACATAATTTGCGAGTTCTTCTGTAAGTACAGCACCACCTACAATAACTTTAACTTTAGGACATTCTTCTCTGAGCCTCGTTATAGTTTCTTTCATACTGCTGACAGTTGTAGTCATAAGTGCACTAAGTCCAACTATTTTAATGTGATGCTTTTTAACTGCATCAACTATTTTTTCAGATGGTACATCTTTCCCAAGGTCTAATACTTCAAAATTATAATTTTCCATAATAACTTTTACAATATTTTTACCAATATCATGTATATCTCCATAAACTGTAGCAAGAACAATCTTGGTTTTAACAAGGGCATGTTCAGTATTACTTTTTATAAGTTCTGTCTGAAGTTTTTCAAAAGACTTTTTAGCAGCTTCCGCTGACCTTATAAGTTGTGGCAAATAAATACTTTGGCTTTCATACAAGTTCCCAACTTCATTAAGTGCGGGCACAATATAATTTTCTATAACTTCTAATGGCTGCATAGATTTTAAATAATCACCTGTAATAAGTTTTGCCTCTTCTTTAAGCCCGCTTTTAATTGCTTGCTTTAAATCGCTGCCACTAGCAGCTGATATTTGTTCTTGATTTTTAGACTGATTATTTTTTTCATCACTATAATTATCTGTATACTGTGTTGAGCCTTTATCTTTTCCACTAAGAACCCTATAGGCATTAATAGTTTCTACCATCCCTGTGTCTCCTGGATTCATAATCGGTGCATCAAGTCCTTGCATAAGCGCCATAGCAAGCATGGTTTTATTGATAAGCGGCCTATTAGGCAGTCCAAAAGATACATTACTTACCCCTAGAACTGTCTTCACTCCAAGTTTTTCTTTTACAAGTCTAACTGCTCTTAGGGTTTCAAAGACAAGTTCCTGCTGCGCTGATGCAGTGACTACGAGACAGTCTATTAATATATCTTGTTTAGGTATTCCAAGCTCTAATGCTCTTTGAACAATTTTTTCTGCTACCGCAAGTCTCTCTTCGGCTGACTCTGGAATACCCTTTTCATCTAATGTAAGCCCAAGTACACACGCCCCATATTTCTTAGCAATGGGGAGTATTGTCTCTAAACTTTCTTTTTTACCATTTACAGAATTAATTATCGGCTTGCCATTATAGATTCTTGCGGCTGCTTCTAAAGCTTTCACATTTGAAGAATCTATTTGAAGGGGCAGGTTAATAACTGACTGCACCTCAATAACAGCTTGTCTTAACATACCGACCTCGTCAATGTCTGGAAGCCCCATATTCACATCTAATAGATGAGCCCCTTGTTCTTCCTGTACAATAGCTTCTCTAAGGACGTAATCCATATCGCCATTTCTAAGTGCTGCCTGCAAAAGTTTTTTACCTGTTGGATTAAGTCTCTCTCCTATAATAACCACATCATCAAAAAACACCGTATTTGAGTGACTGCATACGCCAGTTATTTCTTTTTTAACAGGTATAGTATAAATAGATCCCGCAATTTGGTTCACCATTTTTTCTATATATTCACAAGTTGTCCCGCAACAACCTCCAAGTACGCTTACACCGCTATCCGCAAATGCTTTCATATAAGATGCAAATTCATCTGATGTAATATCATATCGAGCGGTGCCTTCTTTCATTACCGGAAGTCCTGCATTCGGCTGTACCATAACAGGTATCGATGCAAACTTTAACACCTTATCTACAATAGGTTTAAGTTGCTTGGGTCCTAAAGAACAGTTTATACCAAGCGCCGAAACGCCAAGGCCTTCAAGTGTAAGCACCATAGCTTCTATACTCGTCCCAAAGAATGTACGTCCATTCTCTTCAAAACTCATGGTGCAAAATATTGGTAATGTTGTATGCTCTTTTGCTGCAAGTATCGCAGCCTTCAGTTCATATAAATCCGTAAAAGTTTCAAATAAAATAACATCACAGCCTGCTTGTTCTCCTGCTATTACTTGTTCTTTAAACACTTCATAAACTTCTTCAAATGATACATCACCAACAGGCTGTAGTACTTTACCACTAGGGCCTACATCTAATGCAATATATCTTTCATCAAAATCTGTTCTTGCATTTTTTGCAAGCTCAATAGCTTTTGTAATAACTTGTTCTACAGTATAGGAGGTATTATTCATTTTATAGCGATTAGCTCCAAAAGTATTGGTTGTTATAAAATGTGCGCCAGCTTCTAAGTATTCTCTATGAATACTTTCTATTGCATGGGGATGCGTAAAGTTATAACTTTCTGGCAGCTCTCCGAGCTTTAAACCTTTGTTTTGGAGAACCGTCCCCATCGCACCATCAAAAAACAGATGCTTTTTACCTAGAACATTACAAACCACATTTATCTCCTCTTTTCTTATATAAACATACTTCTTTTAAATTACATAACTTGCAGCTTTTCATTCTGCTTTCTTTTTGATCTGATACACCAATTAAGGCTGTTATGGATTTAGTCGGAATAAGCATATTCGTTTTAGTAAGGCTGATCCCAATTCTTTTTGAAGCATCTAATAGATCAATAAGACTTTGCTGAACCTCTAAAGGAACATCTCCATAACCTGGACTAAATCTCATCGTGAGAAATTCACCTTCTTTAAGCGTCTTTATGATTTCACTTTCAAGCTCATCACAAGCACGCTCTACGCATACCGATGCACACGCATCCAAAATAAGTGCATCCAGCATATCTATTTTTTGTCTTAAGGCAATCTGCCTGTCTGCTTCTTGTCCCAATGTTACAGCAAGTATATAACATTTTTTGCTATTTGCAAATAACCTTAATAAATCCTTACTTATAATCTTAAAGTGCGTATTTTCAAACGAAACGCCTTCTGCATCCAGATAGATAGGTAAAACCTTATAGACACTCTTTACTCCGCCTATTTTCTCAAGCTTATCATATGTATGTCTTATTTTTTCAATAATATCATCATTTGACTTATTTTTAGGGGTTTGAATATAGCGTAGCGCCTCTTGTATCATTAAATCAGAAATCTTCATTTTTACTCCCTCTTTACTCTCAGTGCATAAAGAATCCCTCTAATGTTTTCTGCTATACGTTTTGCAATATCCGCTTGATTCATTGTATAAAGATGTATGCCATCTACGCCGCTTGCAAGAAGATCTATAATCTGCCGAGTAGCATAGGCTATGCCAGCTTCTTTAATCGCCATACTATTATGTCCGTACGCTCTTATAAATCGCTGAACAGACTCAGGGACTGTGGCCCCGCAAAGTGATACCATTCTCTCAATTTGTTTTGAAGACGTAATAGGCATTATACCCGCTACGATCGGAACATTTATACCAATAGACCGTGCCTTTTCGGCAAAGTTATAAAACGCCTGATTATCAAAAAAGAGTTGTGATACCAACATATCTGTTCCACTATCTACTTTTGATCTAAGATGTTTTAAATCCTCTACAATACTATAGGCCTCTAAATGTTTTTCAGGATAACATGCACTTACTATATTAAAATGATACTTATTCTTTATATAACTTATTAAGTCAGAGGCATACTTAAAATCTCCAAGAGTAGATAATTCATTAAGATCACCTCTTAAAGCAAGGATATTTTTAACCCCTTTTTCATCGAGTTCTTTAAGAATATTATCCATTTGATCCTTAGTGCTGCCTACACAGGTTAAATGAGCAAGGGTTGGTATGTTATATTTATTTTGAATAACCGAGGCAATTTCTACAGTATTTTCACGACTGCTGCCTCCAGCACCATACGTTACACTTATAAAATCTGGCATAAGACTAGCTAATGCATCAACTGTCCCATAGATAGATTCTAAATTACCTCCGCTTTTAGGCGGAAAGATTTCAAAGGAAAAGGTTGGTTTTTTAATTTCTATAATTTCTTTTACAAACATTTTCATCACCACTTTTATTATATTTTTCAAGTGCAAAGCACCCTACACTTCAGTATTTAAGGCATCTTTAAAATTAAGTTGTTCTAATACGCTCAATTTTGCGTATTACATGATTTGTTTTTAGCTCTTGATATAAAGAATTGATCTCTGCGCCTACAAGAAGCAACATGCAGCTTGAGTAAAGCCAAATAAGAAGCACGAATACACCTCCTATACTACCATATAATTGATTATATTTACTATAATTATCTACGTATATGGAAAAAATTAGCGAAAAAAAGTACCATCCTAAGGAAACGACCACTGTTCCTGGCCAAACATTTTTACATTTAAGGTGCTTTCTGGGAATAATCCTATAAATGATATATAAAATAGCAATAAGGGCTAAAAAGGGCATAATCAGCCTGCCAAGCTGCCATATAGGCATAAAGATCCCTTTATTCATATGAAGACTTTCCATAATGTAATCCCCTAACCTGTTTCCAAATACTAAACCAACCATAAGCACAATAATAAGAACTGCGAGTAAAATAGTATAAAGTACTGCTGTAAGTCGTGAAAGCCAAAACGGCTTAACCGGTTTAGAGTTATAGGCCAAATGAATACCTCCAGCGAGAGCATTAACAGCTGTTCCCCCTGACCATAATGTAAACAGCATCCCTACAGATAATAAGGTGGTACTTCTATTAATAATAAACTGATTAATCGTGTTTTGTATAAAAGGTACAGATGAAGCCGGAACAATTTTAGCTATATACTCAAGCAAGATCCCGGCCGGTATTTTTGTATAAGTCAGCAGTGAGATAATAAAAATCAAAAACG
This genomic window from Cellulosilyticum sp. I15G10I2 contains:
- a CDS encoding sensor domain-containing diguanylate cyclase, whose amino-acid sequence is MDSGLSEQKQFEIEHLEIQLQQQRGMLWLLGEIMKEAVNISSFRQLMAILTDMLMGVMGVTTCYLWIAQERDYKVYFRSVELQNDFRAIKVMEIPSALRDLKGSYTFEKEEIVSPLIDCINVPLSRLAVPLKNFNDNSIFGALVLEHEEPNFFTDNTIAFFETLTVFISINAQNSRLLQSVSKESQTDPLTGAYNRRHLQKALDKVYHAKSVMTVAVIDTDNFKQVNDILGHLKGDTVLKAISQLAKGSVKEYGGEVVRYGGDEFVILIPVPIEEAIHILEEFRQAVYYIQLTYDVDIPVTVTLGVCTYPDMADDPHQAVRAADNALIRGKIKGKNRVVLAVDEDIVKSRIGK
- a CDS encoding YihY/virulence factor BrkB family protein, producing the protein MNSNVVVFFKKLIKRYTAHNIAATSAQIAYYWIMAFFPFLIFIISLLTYTKIPAGILLEYIAKIVPASSVPFIQNTINQFIINRSTTLLSVGMLFTLWSGGTAVNALAGGIHLAYNSKPVKPFWLSRLTAVLYTILLAVLIIVLMVGLVFGNRLGDYIMESLHMNKGIFMPIWQLGRLIMPFLALIAILYIIYRIIPRKHLKCKNVWPGTVVVSLGWYFFSLIFSIYVDNYSKYNQLYGSIGGVFVLLIWLYSSCMLLLVGAEINSLYQELKTNHVIRKIERIRTT
- a CDS encoding vitamin B12 dependent-methionine synthase activation domain-containing protein gives rise to the protein MKISDLMIQEALRYIQTPKNKSNDDIIEKIRHTYDKLEKIGGVKSVYKVLPIYLDAEGVSFENTHFKIISKDLLRLFANSKKCYILAVTLGQEADRQIALRQKIDMLDALILDACASVCVERACDELESEIIKTLKEGEFLTMRFSPGYGDVPLEVQQSLIDLLDASKRIGISLTKTNMLIPTKSITALIGVSDQKESRMKSCKLCNLKEVCLYKKRGDKCGL
- a CDS encoding homocysteine S-methyltransferase family protein encodes the protein MVCNVLGKKHLFFDGAMGTVLQNKGLKLGELPESYNFTHPHAIESIHREYLEAGAHFITTNTFGANRYKMNNTSYTVEQVITKAIELAKNARTDFDERYIALDVGPSGKVLQPVGDVSFEEVYEVFKEQVIAGEQAGCDVILFETFTDLYELKAAILAAKEHTTLPIFCTMSFEENGRTFFGTSIEAMVLTLEGLGVSALGINCSLGPKQLKPIVDKVLKFASIPVMVQPNAGLPVMKEGTARYDITSDEFASYMKAFADSGVSVLGGCCGTTCEYIEKMVNQIAGSIYTIPVKKEITGVCSHSNTVFFDDVVIIGERLNPTGKKLLQAALRNGDMDYVLREAIVQEEQGAHLLDVNMGLPDIDEVGMLRQAVIEVQSVINLPLQIDSSNVKALEAAARIYNGKPIINSVNGKKESLETILPIAKKYGACVLGLTLDEKGIPESAEERLAVAEKIVQRALELGIPKQDILIDCLVVTASAQQELVFETLRAVRLVKEKLGVKTVLGVSNVSFGLPNRPLINKTMLAMALMQGLDAPIMNPGDTGMVETINAYRVLSGKDKGSTQYTDNYSDEKNNQSKNQEQISAASGSDLKQAIKSGLKEEAKLITGDYLKSMQPLEVIENYIVPALNEVGNLYESQSIYLPQLIRSAEAAKKSFEKLQTELIKSNTEHALVKTKIVLATVYGDIHDIGKNIVKVIMENYNFEVLDLGKDVPSEKIVDAVKKHHIKIVGLSALMTTTVSSMKETITRLREECPKVKVIVGGAVLTEELANYVGADFYAKDAMETVNISKRILETR
- the metF gene encoding methylenetetrahydrofolate reductase [NAD(P)H], encoding MKNIIKVVMKMFVKEIIEIKKPTFSFEIFPPKSGGNLESIYGTVDALASLMPDFISVTYGAGGSSRENTVEIASVIQNKYNIPTLAHLTCVGSTKDQMDNILKELDEKGVKNILALRGDLNELSTLGDFKYASDLISYIKNKYHFNIVSACYPEKHLEAYSIVEDLKHLRSKVDSGTDMLVSQLFFDNQAFYNFAEKARSIGINVPIVAGIMPITSSKQIERMVSLCGATVPESVQRFIRAYGHNSMAIKEAGIAYATRQIIDLLASGVDGIHLYTMNQADIAKRIAENIRGILYALRVKRE